AGGTACCATGAGGGCAGTCCCTGCAGTCTCTGTGACTGGCTAGGAGGCCAGCTGAGAGGGTAATAGCTGCCTTCAGGGTGGGTTGTAGCAGAATCCCTGAATTCTTGGACACACAATTGACCAAGGGCCTCTGGAGTCACCCCTTCATCCCAAAGTTGACCCCTCAGCAACTTTAGGCAAGGATGATAGTTGTCCTTGCATAAATAACCAAGACTGAGCCTCAGCAGCACGGCACTCTGGTGGGGCCAAGCTCAACAGTCTTATTTGGTTCCACTCGCCTCGGGCACTTGTGCCCAGCTGCCTGACCTCCTGGGCACCATCAGGGCCTCCTGCTCTGGCAGTGATACAAGTCCTCTCCCAGATCCACTCTGCAGGCGATGGACACTTCCTAGGGAGGGCCCTCAGGAAGCAGCATGTCCCTGCTGCTGGCAGAGACTGGAGGTATGTGAACACAGGAGCACACTTGGGCTTCAGAGGGTCTACCCATTACTTAACTGCAGCTCTTAGGTAACTTCTCAGCCTCAAGCCAGTTTTCCTCACCTGCTTAATGGGGAAGCAAACATAATCCTTCTGGGGGTGGCTAAAGGTTTCAAGGACCAGGCTGGTGAGCACCTGTCACAGACTCCCATGGCTGGCCCATAGCCTCTGCTATGGTGCTGAATTGGtctgtgaagcttctccaaactAAGAGAGAGCCCTCAGGGGAGCTACCCTTGTGGACCAGCCCCAGCTGAAGGTGAAGAGCCAGGGAGCCAGACCAGACTGAAAGGGGTAGCTGTTGAAGTCCCTTTAAGAAACAGTCCAGCTGTGGCTCTCATGTCTGGAAGCCCTTCACTGGCTTGTGTTCCCTGGCAAGGCTAACAGAATCAGAAGCCATCCTCAGGATAGCAGTGGCAAGCAGTTCTTCCAGATGGAGACACAGGAGGAGAAGGGCCCAGAGTGCATCAAGCTGGGCACTGGGAACAGGATGTGACCagataaaatctatttatttgtaaTGAGACAAAACACTACAATCTGTTCAACACTGGGCTGGACACTGCAGTGattcagggaaggagggaggtacAGGGCAAGGCCTCTGAGCTAGATTATGAATGTCCAAGGCAGAACCTTCTGGAAGACTCTTCCCTGACCGCATGGGgcagaaatgaaaaatcacatgatcaccGTTGATTGAGAGGAACGAGGATACATAGCTGGGGCCTCAGCACACAGCTGACGCTAGTTAGCACATCAGGGGCTATCCACTGGCCAGAGCTGTCCAGGGAGGGGGACACTCTTCCTGCCTGGGGTCTGCCTGAACTGTTGAGGACAAGCAGAGGCCTTGGGCTGCCTCCAGCACTGAGAGCCCCGGGCTGGGAAACGCTGAGGGAGGGGAGTACACAGTCACCAAAGCCCTGTCTGCTGAGCAGTTCTTCCCTCCTCTGAGGGTTGGTGAAGCAAGGGGCATGAGGACCCTCTGCACTGGCTCCCATGACACTGCAGCAATGCTGTTGGTCAGGACACTGGCAGCTTGGAGGTGCAAGGTGAGGGATGCTGGAGGTGTGGGACACACATGCTGCTGACATGGCCTCAGCCCTCAGAGGCTGAGGCGCCTCAGGCACCGACTGCCCCTGACCCCAAGGCCAGGCCCCACCAGCCTTCGGCAGCCATGATGCCCAGCGGGGAGCTCAGCCCCCTCATGTCTGCATCTGACCAAGCTTCGTAGCTTCAGCTCATGGAAGGATAGGCAAGTGCCTCGTGGGTGCCTATCCTCAGTCCTGATCCCAGGAAGGTCAGCTGCACGCAGCATGTCACAATCCAGCAGGCAGGATGATCTCTCCAGAAACAGGAAAGAGATAGCAGGAGGCCACTGAGGAAGAAGGAACTGTCCCATAATCCGACCACTGTGCCAGAGCTGGGCCCTGGAGCTCTACTCTCCCGAACAGCCAACCCTACTCTGCCCACCTCTCCAAAGCCTCTTGTGGGGGGGTAGGGGTGACCCCCACCCTCTAGGCTTCTTGGGGCGGGTCCTGTATAAAAGCCTGGAATTCTCTTTACTGCACCCCCTTCTTCTGAGGCTCCTATGTCTTCAGGTCAAGGGTGTCCACAATACATATGCTTCTTCTTCACAGCAGAAAGTTCAGTCTGGCTTTGCAGGAAGGAGCTGAAGGAACAGGCAGTGGAGTGGGAGAGGCTGGTGAGGACAGCCCCTTCCCGGCGAATGCAGCCACACTTGGCAGGGCCGAGGGGATGGTGAGAGTGCATGGAGGCAGGACCAGGGCACCCAGTGGAGGCAGAGGTTTCCAAAAACAGGAGAGCCAGGGAGCCTGCAGGGAAGAGGAGAGCGGGGCAGGGTGAAGGCAGTGTGGGACTCTTGCCCATCCCCACTGTCTGGCCTATGACCTGCAGGTGGGGGCCAGAGTGCCCCCAAAGCATGAGCTCTTCTTCAGGTCCATCATTCCTGCCAATGGCCACCAGGCTCCCCTCAGTCCTGGTGCAAATAAAAGCACCAATGGCTCATACTTGGGTATACAACCAGATAGCCACAAAGCCTGCTTAAGTCACCAACCCTCCATGTGGGTGTACACAGGGAGTGGGCTTTAGATCCCTATGTCCCTTCCAGCTCTGATGTCCTCTGGAGCCTTGAGTATAGCCTCAAAACAACATGGGTGACCAGAGGAGCTGCATTTGAGCAGAAGCCTCACCTATGTGGTGCTCACCCTGGGAAGCACACACAGGGCTTTGGCTTGGAAAGGCCACTAGGCAGGATGCTGACAGTGGTGCTGTGTTAAAGCTGAGTGTGTGTGGAACTTCTGGAAGCAGACCCAAGACACAGGTCACCGGGCACTGCTTGAAAGAAGCTGAGCAACTAGGGACACAGATAGGAGGGACTTGATCTTTTTTGTACCTTTTCAATTTTTGAACCAtttaattgcattattttaacaacaacaacaacaaaaagtagttCAGGAAGTGAAAAGATAAAGTTATGGTCAGGGGCCCGAGGCATCTCTCCCTGGTTTCCTGCTCTCTTTCACAAAGCTTCTAAGTTGGATGGGAAACACTCATAGGTGCCTGTCTAGGGACTTCTGTTTTTGCTGTTGTATGTGCCAGGATCTCTTTGCCCTACCATCTGCTCCTACCTGTTGGAGACCAGATGCACGCTCTGCTCCTGAGCCCGCGTAGCACCGGGCCTGCAGCTGGGGCAGGCCAATGGGCGGCAGGTGGCCGCCAGCTCCTTGCAGAGGAAAGCAAAAATCAGATGGACAGGAAGGTGGGCTCTGCAGGGTGCTGAGGGGTGCGGTCTGGAAGAAGCTACCCAGCTGGCATCACATGGTGCGGCTGTACTCGATGCCACCCTTGGTGGAGATGCCTGACCATGGTAGGAAGCTGCAGAGAAGGCTATGAGCCTGGCGGTAGATCCTATGTGGGATGGAGCAAGGGCTCAGGTTGGCTAGTGCTGAACCCAGGTGCTGGATATAGTCCGTGGACTCTGTCAAGGAAGAATGACTTCCCCATCAGTCCTGCCTGACTGCACATGCTGACACACAGTCGGCATGCAGACGGAACACTGCACTTTGTGGGGGTCCAAGCACTCACTGAGCACTGTAGAGCACTGGAAAGCCTTGATAGAGGAGCCTTCTACTTTGAACAATAGCAATGGTAGAGGCTGATGATAAAAGCACCTTTTGGGCAAAGCCTTTAGCTAGAAGACAGGATGCCCATTCTAAGGTGATACATAGGGAATGAGGCAGGGGACAATCAGGAGACAACTGTTCCTGATCCTTCCCCAGACTCCCAAACCTTAGCACAGGAGGGACACAGCCCTGTCCTTTCAAGATGGGGCTCAATGGTGCTGATGCCTGGATGCCCACAGGGGCCTGACTTCACATGAGCTCCGTGGCCTCCCTGGTTCTGGTCACCTCCCTCTTCCCTATTTGCTTGTCTTTGAAGTGAATGAACCCTAGACTTACTCACTTGAACATCACTCCCTCCCCCCGCCACCAACCCCACAACTGCTGCGGCATCTCCTGGTCTTCCTCCTGCCAGGGCTGGACAAAGACCTAGAGGAGGCAGTGGGGTGGGGAACACTTCTGGGGTTGTGCCCCTACCATGAGGAAAATGTGAACCCAAGTGttcaaagaaagcaaaagttTTTTTCACTCATTCTTTTCTCCTGCTAGCACAGGCTGTCTGGGCAGGGGCTTTGGTCTGCTTTGCTCACTACTGACCCAGCACACCCAGCACAGGAGGTTGCCCATCAGTGATTGTGGAGCGGATGGATGGATCTTGGGCCCAAGGGGTTAAAATCCATCCCTCCTGCCAGGCTGAAGTTGGGGACCTCCTTCCCTCACATGTGACCAGACCCATGCACAGCACACCTGATTATCATCTGAAGGCGAGCATGGAGCTGACTGACTGATTCAGCAGCCCCCAGCCAGGAAGTCATGTGTCCTCCCCCAGCAGCAAAGGATATAAGATGGTCCAGGGAGGGTGACCGCCATTGATGTAGAGGACATACGTGAAGCCATCTTTGAGGACCCCTCGGATGGAGTAGTAATAGGGCAGATAGTGATGCTGCCTAAAGTCTCTGTTTTCGTAGAAGTTTATCGCTGTGTTGTTGGTGGTGAGGACATGCAGATAGATGGCTTTGCAGTGGTCCTGAGCTGTGGTTGATATGTGATCTTTTAAGCTTTCAAGTAAAAGGGAACCTTAAGAGAGGAGATGAGGGTTACACATAGTAaagcagttattttattttgagacatggtccaAGTTGCTGGGGGTCTTGCTAAGACATAGGTTCAagacccaggctggtcttgaacctctGGGTCTTGAAcctatgatcctcttgcctcagcctcccaagtcactgggattataggtgtgagccattATACCTGGCACGGCAGGCCAATTAGAAAGGGCAATGAGGATGGGGCTGTGACTTCTGTGAGAGTCCAAGGTCTCTGTGTTCAGATCAGATCCCAGCCTCCTGTCATCTCCCACTGTGAAAGCTCATGGCCAGATGGAATTTGTGAGCTGCAGACCACTGTGGCCCACTTGCGTGGCCTGGAGGTGCCCTCCTGTGGACTGGACAGACAGTGGAGGCACACCAATCTTTTAGATGAAAAGAATAAACTGGAGGCCCTGAGCTCAAAATGAAGACTGCTGCTCACTGTTGTGACCGAGTGGAATGGGAATTTGATGACATGGCATCTGATAAATGTTGGTgtgttctatttcttcatttatgttttctgttCTCAACAGAGAGCGTCTAGCTAACAGACAGAGTTGTTGTGTGTGGTAGTAGGAGGGGCAAAAGGGTTGGTCTATTGTGAGGCCACCTGGGAGCAGATGCTGATCTAATTGTGACAGATTTGGGAAGGAAGCTACTGTGGAAAGGCCTGTGATGTGTGGAAAGAGTATGGGGAAGGCCAGTGGGGTGGGAGACGTGCTGGGAAGAGAGATAATGTGGGTCTGACCCAAGACAGGCAGGAGCAGGTGACTGGGGATCATTTAGAAGCTGGATTCATCAGGACAAGGGAAGTGACAAAATTGAGGGGGGAAGGGTGCCCAAAACATAAGCCCACTGCCCCTTACCTATGCCATGCTTCCTGAATTCTTTCACTACTCCCAGACTTAGAATGTACGCAACTTGTGTGTCAACAGAGAAGTTGGAGGCTAGAATATCTCCATCctaaagagaaagagatggagtCAGGATAAGGCACAGAGTACATTGCAGAGTCTTTCCGTGGTCTACGTGCCCACTCCCCTGGCCCTGAGACCTGGAGCCACatgggtgggaagggaagaacaAAGAGGGTAAGGGAAAGTCACCCTGCCTGCCCATGGAACTGAGAGCGTTTGGGCCCTGCTGGCAGAGGGCGGCTACTGTGAAGATGCACCACGAGGGGCTTTTCTGCAGGATGAGAGGCTGCTTCGTGCCAGAACTTGGTAGCTTACGGCAGGTACAAAGGCACACCTGTCCAGCAGGGACATGTAGCAGGTGTTCAATACGGTGCAATGAGACAGATGGACAAGTATGCCCCCGGTGGTCCTGAGGAGGGTGTGCAGGCGAACACATGCCCTCCTCCACTACCCATGCCAGGAAGAGCATTGCAGGGCTCCACCAGCATCTCCACGAAGAGCCCTGCATGGGACAATGGTGAATCCAGCCACCAACAGCTTCTTAATTCTTCCATTTCATAAAGAACAGGAAGGACCTGCCAGGTGTGTGGTTTGCTTCCTTAAGGATGGACGCTGGGTGACTCAGCCTTTTTGTTCTCCAATCATGTCGGGTGGGGTAGGCTTGGGCCCTGCTCTGAGTCAGCACCCCACCCACAGTGAACCCAGCAAATGTAGACTCTGCTTGAAGCCCTGGCTGACGGTGTTTAAGTGGCCCTGCCTTCCCTAGGGTCGAACCCACCAAGTCTCTCAGAAAGGCCCACGTGAGTGCTGGGGTGTAGAGGTTCCCCTCTTGAAGTCCAAGAGCAAAATGGTCCTCAAGCCTGCCTGGAGGGAAAACAAACACATTCCAGAAATTTCTAGTCACTCTTGTGGGGAAGCTGGCTGATGGCCTGGGGGCACCTAGGAAAAATCTACAAGAGGGAGAAACAGGTAACAAGGTAGGAGAAAGTGGGACAGTGTCCCACAGAAGAGGAAAGATCAAAAGAATATTGATCTTGCTCTCTCTCTGCTATCTTAGCACTGAACAATGGAAGAAGAGGCTCAGGAGGAGCTAGGCTAGAAAAAGCTACTCTCAGATGAAAACAACTGCGCTAAAACAATCACACACGAAATGGGGTAGACATCAGTGGTCCTGGCTCCTTAAGAGGAAGAGATGTTGCCTTCCTTGctttttgtttggtgctggggatagaacccagggcctcatgcaggctaggcagGCTCTCAGGTTTCCCCCTCCTTGGAGTAAATACCAGTGTGGTAAACACTCTTGGGTCACTATGACCATAATTACTAGCAGAATCTATCAAAGTCAGTCAGGAGGAATGTGGTGTGTGCCTGTGGCCTTACAGCTTATATTTAGAGCATGGCGTGCTAACCTGAGGGTGCTGCAGATGCTCAGCATTCTGAGGTAGGTAGGGAGGCCTGAGGGGGATCTGTGAGGTTGGGTGTATCTTTACTTTCACTAGACTTGAGCTGGAACTTAGCATTTCCTTGAACAAACCACAGTAGGACTGGCAGTTTCTATGGCATTGCCATCAACACAAATCAGACATTTTTGTATCACATGACAACTGTGCAAATATTCAATGTATCATTCC
The sequence above is drawn from the Urocitellus parryii isolate mUroPar1 chromosome 9, mUroPar1.hap1, whole genome shotgun sequence genome and encodes:
- the Naa60 gene encoding N-alpha-acetyltransferase 60 isoform X2; its protein translation is MTEVVPSSALSEVSLRLLCHDDIDTVKHLCGDWFPIEYPDSWYRDITSNKKFFSLAATYRGAIVGMIVAEIKSRTKIHKEDGDILASNFSVDTQVAYILSLGVVKEFRKHGIGSLLLESLKDHISTTAQDHCKAIYLHVLTTNNTAINFYENRDFRQHHYLPYYYSIRGVLKDGFTYVLYINGGHPPWTILDYIQHLGSALANLSPCSIPHRIYRQAHSLLCSFLPWSGISTKGGIEYSRTM
- the Naa60 gene encoding N-alpha-acetyltransferase 60 isoform X1; translation: MTEVVPSSALSEVSLRLLCHDDIDTVKHLCGDWFPIEYPDSWYRDITSNKKFFSLAATYRGAIVGMIVAEIKSRTKIHKEDGDILASNFSVDTQVAYILSLGVVKEFRKHGIGSLLLESLKDHISTTAQDHCKAIYLHVLTTNNTAINFYENRDFRQHHYLPYYYSIRGVLKDGFTYVLYINGGHPPWTILYPLLLGEDT